One genomic window of Sulfurovum lithotrophicum includes the following:
- a CDS encoding VWA domain-containing protein, which yields MSILHPGFLWLLLPLGILFFYRDKKLTETVHLIILFLIVLALSRPVFIEGVEESPIEAQEYVIALDISYSMRAKDLKPDRYIFAKETIDSLLKKNEADNIMLIAFTSNPLLLSPPTTDHRMIEVALKSLNPEYILTRGTSLKKLFQKVASMPESEKNLLLMTDGGEESDLEGLAEQIRRSGIKLAILALGTKEGMTVENPDGSLLKDKEGHLVISRINPMLEALASETEGTYLTAASTPEATADRVYKALKEQTESTEMITKKQHRYTELYQVPLFLAVMLFMMLHTRAVRFLVIALALLGIHAEASMLDGYRLNKAYSSYRAGDFNASKAYLKSVEIPSLQSRFALGNIYYREGAYDKALKVYASIRSTSVRVKQKLYYNMANCYAGKEAYEKAKIYYTKALQLGDDRDAKANLKLVALLADKKSAGLGIAHPKSQNSGASKSAEQEESSKKSRDEDQPSSGSGSGGENSKSKKEQAKRKLLLDSKAEQQLLSSKVYELINKGYIHETHPW from the coding sequence AGAAGCTTACTGAGACGGTGCATCTGATCATCCTTTTCCTTATCGTGCTGGCACTCAGCCGTCCTGTTTTTATAGAGGGGGTGGAAGAGAGTCCCATCGAGGCACAGGAATATGTCATCGCACTGGATATCTCCTATTCCATGCGTGCGAAAGACCTGAAGCCTGACCGTTACATCTTTGCCAAAGAGACCATTGATTCACTGCTGAAAAAGAACGAGGCGGACAATATCATGCTGATCGCTTTTACAAGCAATCCTCTGCTGCTCTCCCCTCCTACGACGGACCACCGGATGATAGAGGTCGCACTCAAGAGCCTGAACCCGGAGTATATCCTGACCAGAGGGACCTCCCTTAAAAAGCTTTTCCAAAAAGTTGCCTCCATGCCGGAAAGTGAGAAGAATCTGCTGCTGATGACAGATGGCGGGGAAGAAAGTGACCTTGAGGGGCTTGCCGAACAGATCAGGCGTTCGGGTATAAAGCTGGCGATACTGGCACTGGGTACCAAAGAGGGGATGACGGTGGAGAACCCTGACGGTTCCCTTCTGAAAGACAAAGAGGGACATCTGGTCATTTCCCGTATCAATCCGATGCTCGAAGCGTTGGCTTCCGAGACAGAGGGAACGTATCTGACTGCTGCTTCCACCCCGGAAGCCACGGCTGACAGGGTATACAAGGCCCTGAAAGAACAGACAGAAAGCACAGAGATGATCACGAAGAAACAGCATCGCTATACGGAACTCTATCAGGTTCCGCTCTTCCTTGCTGTGATGCTCTTTATGATGTTGCATACCCGCGCTGTGCGTTTTTTGGTGATCGCCCTGGCCCTTTTGGGTATACATGCGGAAGCTTCCATGCTGGACGGATACCGTTTGAACAAGGCATACAGCAGTTACCGTGCAGGAGACTTCAATGCGTCGAAAGCCTACCTCAAAAGTGTGGAGATACCTTCTCTGCAGAGCCGTTTTGCCCTGGGAAATATTTATTACAGAGAGGGGGCGTATGACAAAGCACTGAAGGTCTATGCCTCTATCCGAAGCACTTCCGTACGGGTGAAACAGAAGCTCTATTACAATATGGCCAACTGCTATGCCGGGAAAGAGGCGTATGAAAAAGCCAAAATATACTATACTAAGGCTTTACAGCTTGGAGACGATAGGGATGCCAAAGCGAACCTGAAACTTGTGGCCCTGCTGGCGGACAAAAAGTCCGCCGGTCTGGGTATTGCCCATCCCAAGTCGCAGAACAGCGGAGCCTCCAAAAGCGCAGAGCAGGAAGAGAGTAGCAAAAAGAGCCGGGATGAGGACCAGCCCAGTTCAGGCAGCGGCAGCGGAGGAGAGAACAGCAAGAGCAAAAAAGAGCAGGCGAAGCGCAAACTGCTGCTCGATTCCAAGGCAGAACAGCAGCTGCTGAGTTCCAAGGTCTATGAGCTTATCAATAAAGGATACATTCATGAAACACATCCCTGGTAG
- a CDS encoding DUF58 domain-containing protein gives MNTALKALQLKARHQVYTLLSGNNLSKLHGEGYDFSELREYQMGDDIRKINWTITAKLGKPYIKELHANRELSVVVAALMDGSLYFGTDNDKQKKLTETAALLSYAAQVNGDIFTGIGYTRKETLLTPPTKQLFHVEHFSERLYETPLLGTEIDVEHALKDLFARLHKASLVFILGDFLEKLDLSLLAQKHEVIAVIIRHREEEFPKKLGEVTLRDPKSPEQTDTYFGRKSILRYRARLEENDAKLAEHFARYDIRSVKIFTDEEPLGKLMTLFR, from the coding sequence ATGAATACCGCATTAAAGGCGCTCCAGCTTAAAGCCCGTCATCAGGTCTATACACTTTTGAGTGGTAACAATCTCTCCAAACTGCATGGGGAAGGATATGATTTCTCGGAGCTGCGTGAGTATCAGATGGGAGATGACATCCGGAAGATCAACTGGACTATCACTGCCAAGCTGGGTAAACCCTACATTAAAGAGCTGCATGCCAACCGTGAACTCTCTGTGGTGGTAGCTGCTTTGATGGATGGTTCGCTCTATTTTGGAACGGATAACGACAAACAGAAGAAACTTACCGAGACAGCCGCACTGCTTTCCTATGCGGCACAGGTTAACGGGGATATCTTTACCGGTATCGGCTATACCCGGAAAGAGACTCTGCTGACCCCTCCGACTAAACAACTCTTTCACGTGGAACACTTTTCCGAAAGACTGTATGAAACTCCTCTGCTCGGTACAGAAATAGATGTAGAACATGCTTTGAAGGATCTCTTTGCCCGTCTGCACAAAGCCTCCTTGGTATTCATACTGGGAGATTTCCTTGAAAAACTCGATCTTTCTTTACTGGCACAGAAACATGAAGTGATCGCTGTGATCATACGGCATCGAGAAGAGGAATTCCCCAAAAAGCTGGGAGAAGTGACTCTGCGTGATCCTAAAAGTCCGGAACAGACCGATACCTATTTTGGCAGAAAAAGCATTCTGCGCTACCGTGCAAGACTGGAGGAGAACGATGCAAAACTGGCGGAACATTTTGCCCGTTACGATATACGTTCAGTGAAGATCTTTACCGATGAAGAACCTTTGGGGAAACTGATGACACTTTTCCGATAA
- a CDS encoding AAA family ATPase produces the protein MNKKIALLKTELGKAVIGQDVMIEGLLVGLLCDGHILVEGVPGLAKTTTINALAKAIGLDFKRIQFTPDLLPSDIIGAQIYNPQDHTFSIKKGPLFTNLLLADEINRAPAKVQSALLEVMQERQVTIAEETFKLESPFLVMATQNPIEQEGVYALPEAQLDRFMMKIVVHHNSEEEELEIMRKGAQNGFGEVRQVIEKAEIAQLQKAIYDIHIDKELEQYIVQLISATRDPEKFGLEKIADDIMYGVSPRASIDLYKAAKAKAFLRGNDFVTPADIGYMIHNVLRHRIVLSYEARAKGVSTDEVISAIVETLPIP, from the coding sequence ATGAACAAAAAAATAGCATTACTTAAAACAGAACTGGGCAAAGCGGTCATCGGTCAGGACGTTATGATAGAAGGGCTGCTTGTCGGTTTGCTTTGTGACGGGCATATCCTGGTCGAGGGGGTACCGGGACTGGCGAAGACTACTACGATCAATGCCCTTGCCAAAGCGATCGGCCTCGACTTCAAACGGATTCAGTTCACGCCCGACCTTCTCCCCTCGGACATCATCGGTGCACAGATCTACAACCCGCAGGACCATACATTCAGTATCAAGAAAGGCCCGCTTTTTACCAATCTTCTGCTTGCCGATGAGATCAATCGTGCTCCGGCCAAAGTACAGTCCGCTCTGCTTGAAGTGATGCAGGAACGTCAGGTGACCATTGCCGAAGAGACTTTCAAACTTGAATCTCCCTTCCTGGTTATGGCGACACAGAACCCCATCGAGCAGGAGGGTGTCTATGCGCTGCCCGAAGCGCAGCTCGACAGATTTATGATGAAGATCGTCGTGCACCATAACTCCGAAGAGGAGGAGCTGGAGATTATGCGCAAGGGTGCCCAGAACGGTTTTGGAGAAGTACGGCAGGTAATTGAGAAAGCGGAGATCGCCCAGTTGCAGAAAGCCATCTATGACATTCACATAGACAAAGAACTGGAACAGTACATTGTCCAGCTCATCTCTGCGACCAGGGATCCGGAAAAATTCGGTCTTGAAAAAATTGCAGATGATATTATGTACGGTGTAAGCCCCAGGGCCTCCATAGATCTCTACAAGGCAGCCAAAGCGAAAGCCTTTCTGCGCGGGAACGATTTCGTTACCCCTGCAGACATAGGATACATGATACACAATGTCCTGCGTCACCGCATCGTACTTTCCTACGAGGCAAGGGCCAAAGGCGTGAGTACGGATGAGGTTATCAGTGCGATCGTTGAGACACTGCCGATACCTTGA
- a CDS encoding BatD family protein has product MKHIPGRVVLLFLFAFMLLHGENFVYDFHISKQNAYEKEPLLLSIDLNQTNEDVVLFFHFGIEKNDAFLVEQIDSTQDNTLHHARIHYRYILYPLRTGDINVSFDLVERVTDEEKVAYSFSGDRDDFKKLETKDRKVDVSPIPLHVNALPKSTQLVGDFKLSYEIKKHQAQSYEPIAIKIILEGEGYPPVLERLYPDGDNFTLFTQKPLVQKIPMKDHLKYRVTYIMALSHDKSFDLPPLQLHAFDPVSKKAYALTIPKQHFEITPADVKELLDKTDNPKPLHFDFSWLGSLLGYIVVFFAGYMTAISLKWKRKVTAEKIDPLIEKAEACKDEKALMQLLMAVDSKRFEKAINALEKSLYGKGKTNFKQIKQEVLEKII; this is encoded by the coding sequence ATGAAACACATCCCTGGTAGGGTCGTACTCCTCTTCCTGTTCGCTTTCATGCTGCTTCATGGAGAGAACTTCGTTTACGACTTTCACATCAGCAAGCAGAACGCGTATGAGAAGGAGCCGTTGCTGCTGAGTATAGACCTGAACCAGACCAATGAGGATGTGGTACTTTTCTTTCACTTCGGCATTGAAAAGAACGATGCCTTCCTCGTGGAGCAGATCGACTCGACACAGGACAATACCCTGCACCATGCCAGGATACACTACCGTTATATACTCTATCCGTTAAGGACAGGGGATATTAATGTCTCCTTCGATCTTGTCGAGCGGGTGACCGATGAGGAGAAAGTGGCCTACTCCTTTTCCGGAGATCGTGACGATTTTAAAAAGCTCGAGACCAAGGACCGCAAGGTCGATGTATCTCCAATCCCGCTGCATGTCAATGCACTGCCAAAAAGCACACAGCTTGTCGGTGATTTCAAACTCTCATATGAGATCAAAAAACATCAGGCACAAAGCTATGAACCCATTGCAATAAAAATCATTTTGGAAGGTGAGGGGTACCCTCCCGTACTGGAACGGCTCTATCCGGACGGAGACAATTTTACACTTTTCACGCAAAAACCCCTTGTACAGAAAATACCGATGAAAGATCATCTGAAATACAGGGTCACTTATATTATGGCCCTCTCCCATGATAAAAGTTTCGACCTTCCCCCGCTCCAGCTTCATGCCTTTGATCCTGTGTCAAAGAAAGCGTATGCGTTGACCATACCCAAACAGCATTTTGAGATCACTCCGGCAGATGTAAAGGAACTGCTTGACAAAACAGACAATCCCAAGCCCCTGCATTTTGACTTCTCCTGGCTCGGTTCTCTTCTGGGGTACATCGTGGTCTTTTTTGCAGGCTACATGACCGCCATATCACTAAAATGGAAACGTAAAGTCACGGCTGAGAAGATTGATCCTCTCATAGAGAAGGCGGAAGCCTGCAAAGATGAGAAAGCACTGATGCAACTGCTGATGGCAGTGGACAGTAAACGGTTTGAAAAGGCTATCAATGCTTTGGAAAAAAGCCTGTATGGCAAAGGAAAGACCAATTTCAAACAAATCAAACAGGAAGTATTGGAGAAGATAATATGA
- a CDS encoding calcium:proton antiporter, which produces MQLLKQFSKEYSLFLAIVTFIGISHFEHTLVQSTAGNLIGLGILFVVIIYAAMSVAHHAEMLAEKFGEPYGTLILTMSAVIVEIVIIVIMMMHAHNPDLARDTIYSAIMLDINGLLGLAAIIGGLKYGEQPYNVDSSNSYLAMLLTAIGVAMVLPEFIDPVYHNRFMMFNVVVFIFLYIIFTRVQLMSHKYFFEYKGEGHCEEGKECEVHPEINAWYHSVNLVISIIVIGVLAEILSVFMGNTLDTFGLPMAIGAVGVAVISAAPELITAVRAAIDNRMQTVINIALGASLATVLLTIPAVIIVSKYLGLELNLSLTPVQTMMIALTLLVSMVNFNDGETNVLEGFLHFILFVVFVFLLFV; this is translated from the coding sequence ATGCAGCTTCTCAAGCAGTTCTCCAAAGAGTACAGCCTCTTTCTTGCCATAGTCACTTTCATAGGTATCAGCCACTTCGAACACACCCTGGTACAAAGCACGGCAGGCAACCTCATCGGACTTGGTATCCTTTTTGTGGTCATCATCTATGCAGCCATGTCAGTTGCACACCATGCAGAAATGCTTGCAGAGAAGTTCGGAGAACCCTACGGTACGCTTATCCTGACCATGTCGGCGGTGATCGTGGAGATCGTCATCATTGTCATAATGATGATGCATGCACATAATCCTGATCTTGCCCGTGACACCATCTACTCGGCAATAATGCTTGACATCAACGGACTTCTGGGACTTGCCGCTATCATTGGAGGCCTCAAGTACGGCGAACAGCCCTACAATGTCGACTCATCCAACTCATACCTCGCCATGCTCCTGACCGCCATTGGTGTGGCTATGGTACTGCCCGAGTTCATTGACCCTGTATATCACAACAGATTCATGATGTTTAATGTCGTGGTCTTCATTTTCCTCTATATCATCTTTACCCGTGTACAGCTTATGTCACACAAGTACTTCTTTGAATACAAAGGAGAAGGTCACTGTGAAGAGGGAAAAGAATGTGAAGTGCACCCCGAAATAAATGCATGGTATCATTCCGTCAACCTGGTTATTTCCATCATTGTCATCGGTGTCCTGGCCGAGATACTCTCTGTATTCATGGGAAACACTCTCGATACGTTTGGCCTTCCCATGGCTATCGGAGCCGTTGGCGTTGCCGTCATTTCGGCCGCACCGGAACTGATTACCGCCGTAAGGGCCGCCATCGACAACCGCATGCAGACGGTCATCAACATCGCGCTTGGCGCCTCGCTCGCTACCGTGCTTCTGACCATTCCTGCCGTCATCATCGTATCGAAATACCTCGGTCTGGAACTCAACCTCTCTTTGACCCCGGTACAGACTATGATGATAGCACTGACCCTTCTGGTGAGCATGGTCAATTTCAATGACGGAGAGACGAATGTCCTGGAAGGATTCCTGCACTTCATCCTCTTTGTCGTATTTGTCTTTTTGCTATTCGTATAA